Proteins from one Oscillatoria salina IIICB1 genomic window:
- the murQ gene encoding N-acetylmuramic acid 6-phosphate etherase translates to MKNFESRGHLLTEQVNPNSEDLDRLTSLELVDLFNQEDAKTLSAIAAARFELAKAVEIIAEALRHGGRLFYIGAGTSGRLGVLDAAECPPTFCTPPELVQGIIAGGAGALVRSSEDLEDRAEDGAEAIAQRQVHDLDVVVGITAGGTTPFVRGAIAAAKARGAKTVGIACVPADQVRWDVDVDIRLLVGAEVLAGSTRLKAGTVTKMALNILSTGAMVRLGKVYGNRMVDVAVTNTKLRDRAVRTIQDLTDLSRDRASELLENSKKRVKLALLMHWSGLDAEESSRLLTKYQGNLRAAREAVKQK, encoded by the coding sequence ATGAAGAATTTCGAGTCTAGAGGTCATCTGCTCACAGAGCAGGTTAACCCGAATAGCGAAGATCTCGATCGCTTAACTTCGTTGGAATTGGTGGATCTGTTTAATCAAGAGGATGCGAAAACGCTCTCAGCGATCGCTGCGGCTCGTTTTGAGTTAGCTAAGGCTGTGGAGATTATCGCTGAGGCGCTGCGTCACGGAGGTAGGTTATTTTATATTGGTGCGGGAACGAGCGGACGTTTGGGGGTTCTCGATGCGGCTGAATGTCCGCCGACTTTTTGCACTCCTCCGGAACTGGTTCAGGGGATAATTGCTGGGGGTGCGGGTGCGCTGGTGCGTAGTTCGGAAGATTTGGAAGATCGAGCTGAAGATGGAGCAGAAGCGATCGCTCAACGACAAGTACATGACTTGGATGTGGTTGTCGGGATAACGGCTGGAGGAACTACACCTTTTGTTCGTGGTGCTATAGCCGCAGCTAAAGCGAGAGGAGCAAAAACAGTGGGAATTGCTTGTGTTCCTGCGGATCAGGTTCGGTGGGATGTAGATGTGGATATTCGCTTGTTGGTAGGTGCAGAAGTTCTGGCTGGTTCGACTAGACTCAAAGCCGGAACGGTAACAAAAATGGCTTTAAATATCTTATCTACAGGCGCAATGGTACGCTTAGGTAAAGTTTATGGTAATCGCATGGTCGATGTCGCTGTCACCAATACCAAGTTACGCGATCGCGCTGTGAGAACGATCCAAGATTTAACCGATTTAAGCCGCGATCGGGCTAGCGAATTGTTAGAAAATAGCAAAAAGCGAGTTAAACTAGCCCTACTGATGCACTGGAGCGGCTTAGATGCTGAAGAAAGTTCTCGCTTGCTTACGAAATATCAAGGTAATCTCAGAGCAGCACGGGAAGCGGTAAAACAAAAATAG
- a CDS encoding class I SAM-dependent methyltransferase, with protein MKPSYQVWKTEEISKKFLEGVRSAIPLAAEQIEILLRVIRLTQPQVNSFLDLGCGNGILGKSILQNYPQARGVFLDFSETMLSAAKNSLANRDYQIEFYQADFGKKDWLKTINNEKSFDVIVSGFAIHHQPDTRKQEIYAEIYDLLKPGGLFLNLEHIASKSAWGEKAFDELFVDSLYSFHQSQGVQKSREEIDKEYYTRADKVANILASVEIQCDWLREIGFIDVDCFMKLFEIALFGGLRPKLGE; from the coding sequence ATGAAGCCAAGTTATCAAGTTTGGAAAACAGAAGAAATCTCGAAAAAATTCCTCGAAGGTGTACGAAGTGCAATTCCTTTAGCCGCAGAACAAATTGAGATTTTGCTGAGAGTTATTCGGCTGACTCAACCACAAGTAAACTCTTTTTTGGATTTGGGTTGCGGTAACGGTATTTTAGGTAAATCTATTCTTCAGAATTATCCTCAAGCAAGAGGAGTATTTTTAGATTTTTCGGAAACAATGTTATCTGCGGCAAAAAATAGTTTAGCTAATCGCGATTACCAAATTGAATTTTATCAAGCAGATTTTGGGAAGAAAGATTGGCTGAAAACTATTAATAATGAAAAATCTTTCGATGTCATTGTTTCTGGTTTTGCTATTCATCACCAACCAGATACTCGCAAACAAGAAATTTATGCAGAAATTTATGATTTACTGAAACCAGGTGGTTTGTTTCTAAATTTAGAACATATTGCTTCTAAATCTGCTTGGGGTGAAAAAGCTTTTGATGAGTTGTTTGTTGATTCTCTGTATTCGTTTCATCAAAGTCAAGGAGTGCAGAAATCTAGGGAAGAAATAGACAAAGAATATTATACTCGCGCTGATAAAGTGGCTAACATTCTCGCATCTGTGGAAATTCAATGTGATTGGTTGAGGGAAATTGGTTTTATTGATGTAGATTGTTTTATGAAGCTATTTGAAATTGCTTTGTTTGGTGGTTTGCGACCAAAACTAGGAGAATAA
- a CDS encoding aldose epimerase family protein, which yields MFAIAVKQEQYQTYILSHEEAMSRLEVVPERGGIITQWRIQGQDLLYLDAERFANPKMSVRGGIPILFPICGNLPNDVYTYQGEQYSLKQHGFARDLPWQVTNTETDDLASITLVLNSNEQTLAVYPFKFQLAFTYELKENSLKIHQRYTNNSQTTMPFSTGLHPYFLIADKKLLSFDLPASQIQAQDTKEVYPFEGSFDFDADEIDVALFPVTKNSASITHNRRRFKITINYSELYSALVFWTVKGKDYVCLEPWSALRNALNTGERLTHLEPGATCEATVAMEVMYL from the coding sequence GTGTTCGCGATCGCAGTCAAGCAAGAGCAGTACCAGACTTATATTCTCTCTCATGAAGAAGCTATGTCTCGTCTGGAGGTAGTACCGGAACGAGGTGGAATAATTACTCAGTGGCGCATCCAAGGGCAAGATCTTCTCTATTTAGATGCGGAACGCTTCGCTAACCCGAAGATGAGTGTCCGGGGCGGAATACCCATTTTGTTTCCCATTTGCGGTAATCTACCTAATGATGTTTATACTTACCAAGGCGAACAGTACAGTCTCAAACAACACGGTTTTGCTCGCGATCTTCCTTGGCAAGTAACCAATACCGAAACTGACGATCTAGCGAGTATTACTCTGGTTCTCAACAGCAATGAGCAAACCTTGGCTGTCTATCCATTTAAGTTTCAACTCGCTTTCACCTACGAACTCAAAGAAAATAGTTTAAAAATTCACCAGCGCTACACGAATAACTCTCAAACCACGATGCCCTTTTCCACTGGTTTGCATCCCTATTTTCTCATTGCTGACAAAAAGCTACTTAGTTTCGATCTTCCTGCTTCTCAGATTCAAGCCCAAGATACTAAGGAAGTTTATCCTTTTGAGGGTAGCTTTGATTTCGATGCTGACGAAATTGATGTCGCCCTTTTTCCAGTGACGAAAAACTCAGCCTCGATTACTCACAACCGCCGTCGCTTCAAAATTACAATCAATTATTCTGAACTTTATTCAGCCTTAGTTTTTTGGACAGTAAAAGGAAAAGATTATGTTTGTCTCGAACCTTGGAGTGCTTTGCGTAACGCACTCAATACTGGCGAAAGATTGACTCATCTGGAACCAGGAGCTACCTGTGAAGCTACAGTGGCAATGGAAGTTATGTACCTGTGA
- the rplU gene encoding 50S ribosomal protein L21, giving the protein MTYAIIETGGKQLKVEPGRFYDIELLPIAEDENHTIEKVLLVNNDGEISIGQPFIEGATVEGTVMRHLRGRKVIVYKMKPKKKTRKKRGHRQELTRLMINSINLNGTVIAAASESAEATPAESTASE; this is encoded by the coding sequence ATGACTTATGCAATTATTGAAACTGGGGGCAAGCAACTTAAAGTTGAACCCGGTCGCTTTTATGACATCGAACTGCTACCTATAGCAGAAGACGAAAATCATACCATCGAAAAAGTTTTACTGGTAAATAACGATGGCGAAATCAGTATCGGTCAGCCTTTCATTGAAGGTGCAACTGTAGAAGGTACGGTAATGCGACACTTGCGCGGTCGTAAAGTCATCGTTTATAAAATGAAACCGAAAAAGAAAACTCGGAAAAAGCGAGGACATCGCCAAGAATTAACTCGCTTGATGATTAACTCGATTAATCTTAATGGTACGGTAATAGCGGCTGCTAGCGAGTCAGCAGAAGCAACTCCTGCTGAGTCTACTGCTTCTGAATAA
- the cdd gene encoding cytidine deaminase, whose translation MNLSEEEKVELIAAAKTVTAKAYAPYSGFRVGAAVLTEMGNIFVGCNVENSSYGMTICAERTAIVSAVTKEGGDLMRIRAIAIAPVTFCSPCGACRQFIYEFGADAVVIFPGRERIKEVLARELLPEGFSWSQNFARD comes from the coding sequence ATGAATCTTTCTGAAGAAGAGAAAGTAGAGTTAATTGCAGCAGCTAAAACTGTTACAGCTAAAGCTTATGCACCTTATTCCGGTTTTCGAGTAGGTGCAGCAGTTTTAACTGAAATGGGTAATATTTTTGTTGGCTGTAATGTAGAGAATAGCTCTTATGGGATGACAATTTGTGCTGAACGCACGGCGATTGTCTCGGCTGTAACGAAAGAAGGAGGAGATCTGATGAGAATTCGGGCGATCGCGATCGCTCCCGTTACTTTTTGTTCTCCCTGCGGTGCTTGCAGACAGTTTATTTATGAGTTTGGTGCTGATGCTGTAGTTATCTTTCCGGGGCGAGAAAGAATTAAAGAAGTTTTGGCTAGAGAATTGTTGCCAGAAGGATTTTCCTGGAGTCAGAATTTTGCTCGCGATTGA
- the fba gene encoding class II fructose-bisphosphate aldolase (catalyzes the reversible aldol condensation of dihydroxyacetonephosphate and glyceraldehyde 3-phosphate in the Calvin cycle, glycolysis, and/or gluconeogenesis): protein MALVPMRLLLDHAAENDYGIPAYNVNNMEQILAIMQAAEEANSPVILQASRGARKYAGENFLRHLVLAAVETYPHIPVAMHQDHGNSPATCYSAIRNGFTSVMMDGSLEEDAKTPASFDYNVNVTAEVVKVAHSVGASVEGELGCLGSLETGKGDKEDGHGFEGTLTKEQLLTDPDEAVEFVERTQVDALAVAIGTSHGAYKFTRKPTGEILAISRIEEIHSRLPNTHLVMHGSSSVPQEWLDMINEYGGSIPETYGVPIEEIQKGIKSGVRKVNIDTDNRLAITAAIREAAVKDPSNFDPRHFLKPSIQYMKQVCLKRYDAFGTAGNASKIKQMTLDDFAAKYAKGELAAKTKATASV, encoded by the coding sequence ATGGCGCTCGTACCAATGCGACTGCTGTTGGATCACGCGGCAGAAAACGACTATGGTATTCCAGCCTATAACGTAAACAACATGGAGCAGATCCTGGCAATTATGCAGGCTGCTGAAGAAGCTAATAGCCCAGTTATTTTGCAAGCTTCTCGCGGTGCGCGTAAATACGCAGGAGAAAACTTCCTCCGTCATTTAGTTTTAGCAGCAGTAGAAACCTATCCCCATATTCCTGTGGCGATGCACCAAGACCACGGTAATAGTCCTGCTACCTGCTATTCTGCTATCCGGAACGGTTTCACTAGCGTGATGATGGATGGTTCTTTGGAAGAAGATGCGAAAACGCCTGCTAGCTTTGACTACAATGTTAACGTCACGGCTGAAGTGGTAAAAGTTGCTCACTCAGTTGGTGCTAGCGTTGAAGGTGAACTTGGTTGCTTGGGTTCTTTGGAAACTGGTAAAGGTGACAAAGAGGATGGTCACGGCTTTGAAGGTACTTTGACTAAAGAGCAGTTGTTGACCGATCCTGATGAAGCTGTTGAGTTCGTTGAACGTACTCAAGTTGATGCTCTCGCTGTTGCTATTGGTACAAGCCACGGTGCTTATAAGTTTACTCGTAAGCCTACTGGCGAAATTTTGGCAATCAGCCGCATTGAGGAAATTCACAGCCGTTTACCGAATACTCACTTGGTAATGCACGGTTCCTCTTCAGTGCCTCAAGAATGGCTTGATATGATCAACGAGTACGGTGGTTCAATTCCTGAAACTTACGGTGTACCAATTGAAGAAATTCAAAAAGGTATTAAGAGTGGCGTTCGCAAAGTAAATATCGACACTGATAACCGTTTGGCAATTACTGCGGCTATTCGCGAAGCAGCAGTTAAAGATCCTTCTAACTTCGATCCTCGCCACTTCTTGAAGCCTTCGATCCAGTATATGAAGCAAGTATGCTTGAAGCGTTACGATGCTTTTGGTACTGCTGGTAATGCTAGCAAGATTAAGCAAATGACTTTGGATGATTTTGCGGCTAAGTATGCTAAGGGCGAATTGGCTGCTAAAACTAAGGCGACTGCTTCTGTTTAA
- the hemB gene encoding porphobilinogen synthase, translating into MFPIHRPRRLRQSDSLRRMVRENILTANDLIYPLFAVPGESIAEEVKSMPGVYQLSIDKIVEEAKEVYDLGIPAIILFGIPENKDTEATGAWHDCGIVQKAATAVKEAVPDLVVVADTCLCEYTDHGHCGYLQVGDLTGRVLNDPTLELLKKTAVSQAKAGADIIAPSGMMDGFVQAIREGLDEAGFENTPILSYAAKYASAYYGPFRDAADSAPQFGSRRTYQMDPANGTEALKEVALDIAEGADMLMVKPALAYMDIIWRVKEITNLPVAAYNVSGEYSMIKAAALNGWVDEEKIVLETLTSFKRAGADLILTYHAKDAVRWLS; encoded by the coding sequence ATGTTTCCCATTCATCGCCCCCGCCGTCTACGTCAAAGTGATTCTCTGCGCCGTATGGTGCGCGAAAATATCTTGACTGCTAATGATTTGATTTATCCCCTTTTTGCTGTACCAGGGGAAAGCATCGCCGAAGAAGTTAAATCGATGCCTGGGGTTTATCAGTTATCGATAGATAAAATTGTTGAGGAAGCCAAGGAAGTCTACGATTTGGGGATTCCGGCGATTATTCTCTTTGGTATTCCAGAAAATAAGGATACTGAAGCGACTGGTGCTTGGCACGATTGTGGTATTGTCCAAAAAGCTGCCACTGCGGTTAAGGAAGCAGTACCGGATTTGGTCGTTGTTGCTGATACTTGTTTGTGTGAGTATACCGATCACGGTCACTGTGGTTATTTGCAAGTAGGCGATTTGACAGGTAGAGTTTTAAACGATCCGACGCTGGAGTTGCTGAAAAAAACTGCTGTTTCTCAAGCTAAGGCTGGTGCAGATATTATCGCGCCTTCGGGAATGATGGATGGTTTTGTGCAAGCTATTCGCGAAGGTTTGGATGAGGCTGGCTTTGAGAATACACCGATTTTGTCTTATGCTGCTAAATATGCTTCTGCTTATTATGGACCTTTTCGCGATGCGGCTGATTCCGCGCCTCAATTTGGATCTCGCCGCACTTATCAAATGGACCCGGCTAATGGTACAGAAGCACTTAAGGAAGTTGCCCTGGATATTGCTGAGGGGGCTGATATGTTAATGGTTAAACCAGCTTTGGCTTATATGGATATTATTTGGCGCGTTAAGGAAATAACTAATTTGCCTGTCGCTGCTTACAATGTTTCTGGTGAGTATTCGATGATTAAAGCTGCTGCCCTCAATGGCTGGGTTGACGAAGAAAAAATTGTTTTGGAAACTTTGACTAGTTTTAAACGCGCTGGTGCCGATTTAATCTTGACATATCACGCGAAAGATGCTGTGCGTTGGTTGTCATAA
- a CDS encoding DUF3110 domain-containing protein: MRVYVLLFNARTENEGIHTIQIGSRNKVLMFKSEDDAIRFGLMLEAQDFLTPTVEEFESEEIEEFCREAGYDAELIEEDMLAVPPETNVEQTEWNAEGKPSSAAEASEMSDLDAIRRRLEGLL; encoded by the coding sequence ATGCGCGTTTATGTTTTATTGTTCAACGCCCGGACGGAAAATGAGGGTATCCACACGATTCAGATTGGATCTCGCAATAAGGTGTTGATGTTTAAGTCGGAAGATGATGCGATTCGTTTTGGTTTGATGTTGGAAGCACAAGATTTTCTCACACCAACGGTGGAAGAGTTTGAATCGGAGGAAATTGAGGAGTTTTGCCGTGAAGCTGGTTATGATGCTGAGTTGATTGAGGAAGATATGTTAGCTGTTCCCCCAGAAACGAATGTTGAACAAACGGAATGGAATGCCGAAGGTAAACCTTCATCAGCAGCAGAAGCCTCAGAAATGTCCGATTTAGACGCTATTCGCCGCAGATTGGAAGGTCTTTTGTAG
- the rpmA gene encoding 50S ribosomal protein L27, whose amino-acid sequence MAHKKGTGSTRNGRDSNAKRLGVKRYGGQVVRAGNILVRQRGTKFHPGNNVGRGNDDTLFALIDGIVTFERKGRSRKKVSVYTADELQAMQA is encoded by the coding sequence ATGGCTCATAAGAAAGGAACTGGTAGTACGCGTAACGGTCGCGACTCTAATGCGAAACGGTTGGGAGTTAAACGTTATGGCGGTCAAGTAGTTCGTGCGGGTAATATTTTAGTACGTCAGCGCGGGACTAAGTTTCACCCGGGAAATAATGTCGGTCGCGGTAATGATGATACTTTGTTTGCTTTGATCGATGGAATCGTAACTTTTGAAAGAAAGGGTAGAAGCCGTAAGAAAGTCAGCGTTTATACCGCAGATGAGTTACAAGCTATGCAAGCTTAG
- a CDS encoding M15 family metallopeptidase produces the protein MKPYQQIKISESGEPLVAIPLERFAVESPHPYVKLGADYGGVNPYYLRLGVVKALVTAQNYLEQLSPGGKILIFDAYRPVAVQQFMVDYTFAQVLQERGLRKENLSEPESQAIWQEVYQLWAIPSLDPAMPPPHATGAAVDVTLVDEEGKIVEMGSEIDELSPRSQPLFYAQDSSSEGKKYHANRELLHQVMLKAGFQRHLGEWWHFSLGDQMWAWLHEQANPGDNFVARYGRVAESG, from the coding sequence ATGAAACCATATCAACAGATTAAAATTAGCGAATCTGGGGAACCGCTTGTAGCAATTCCTTTAGAGCGGTTTGCGGTAGAGTCGCCCCATCCCTATGTCAAACTAGGTGCTGATTATGGTGGAGTTAACCCTTATTATTTGCGCTTGGGGGTAGTTAAAGCTTTAGTTACGGCGCAAAATTATTTAGAACAGTTGTCTCCGGGTGGGAAAATTCTGATTTTTGATGCTTATCGACCTGTGGCAGTGCAGCAGTTTATGGTAGATTACACTTTCGCTCAGGTGTTGCAAGAGCGGGGCTTAAGGAAAGAGAACTTATCGGAACCAGAAAGTCAAGCAATTTGGCAAGAAGTTTACCAACTTTGGGCAATTCCCAGTTTAGATCCAGCAATGCCGCCACCTCATGCGACTGGTGCGGCAGTGGATGTGACATTAGTGGATGAAGAAGGGAAAATAGTTGAGATGGGTTCAGAAATTGACGAACTATCGCCGCGATCGCAGCCGCTTTTTTATGCTCAAGATAGCAGCAGTGAAGGGAAAAAATATCACGCCAATCGAGAGTTATTGCACCAAGTGATGCTTAAAGCAGGGTTTCAGCGCCATTTGGGTGAGTGGTGGCATTTTTCCCTCGGAGATCAAATGTGGGCTTGGTTGCACGAACAAGCAAATCCTGGTGATAATTTTGTGGCTCGCTATGGCAGAGTCGCTGAATCTGGTTAA
- a CDS encoding diacylglycerol/polyprenol kinase family protein, producing the protein MVESTISLSWLTPLSVTTLYLVVIVLLAEGLNRLSTADAEFTRKVVHIGVGNVIILAWWLEIPAWVGIGAAAIASLIALVSYFLPILPSINSVGRQSLGTFFYALSVGILVAWFFPQNLPEYAAIGILVMAWGDGLAAVIGRRFGKHRYQVWGIGKSWEGSLTMTVVSFVVCSLILMTLGSQIAQIILVSSLVAIAATTLEAFSKLGIDNLTVPLGSAALSFFLMQLW; encoded by the coding sequence TTGGTTGAATCTACTATATCTTTATCTTGGTTGACTCCTCTCAGTGTAACGACTCTCTATTTAGTCGTTATTGTCCTGTTAGCTGAGGGATTAAATCGTTTATCCACCGCCGATGCTGAATTTACTCGTAAGGTGGTTCACATTGGTGTCGGGAATGTGATTATCTTAGCTTGGTGGTTAGAAATTCCCGCTTGGGTGGGGATTGGCGCTGCTGCGATCGCGAGTTTGATCGCTTTAGTTTCTTATTTTTTGCCAATTTTGCCTAGTATTAACAGCGTCGGACGACAAAGCCTCGGAACCTTTTTCTATGCTCTCAGTGTCGGGATCTTAGTTGCTTGGTTTTTTCCGCAAAATTTACCAGAGTACGCAGCGATCGGTATTTTAGTAATGGCTTGGGGAGATGGACTTGCGGCGGTGATTGGACGGCGTTTCGGTAAACATCGCTATCAAGTTTGGGGAATCGGCAAAAGTTGGGAAGGTTCCCTAACGATGACAGTAGTTAGTTTTGTCGTCTGTAGTCTCATTTTGATGACTTTGGGCAGCCAGATCGCCCAAATAATCTTAGTTTCTTCTCTGGTGGCGATCGCTGCTACCACTTTAGAAGCTTTTTCTAAACTAGGCATTGACAATCTTACCGTACCCCTAGGAAGTGCCGCTCTCAGCTTTTTCTTGATGCAACTTTGGTAA
- a CDS encoding carbon-nitrogen hydrolase family protein, giving the protein MKTYLAAALQMTSKPDLEKNLVEAEELIELAIHRGAELVTLPENFSFLGKESDKIAQAAAIAEKSEKFLKTMAQRYQVTIVGGGFPVPVDSTRVANTAVLIDPSGTELARYQKVHLFDVNLPDGNTYRESQTVVAGTQLPPVCFTEQLGNLGLSVCYDVRFPELYRHLSSKGADVLFVPAAFTAYTGKDHWQVLLQARAIENTCYVIAPAQTGRHYELRQSHGHAAIVDPWGVILADGGEKPGVAIAEINPQRLKQVRQQMPSLQHRVFV; this is encoded by the coding sequence ATGAAAACCTACCTCGCCGCCGCGCTCCAAATGACCAGTAAACCTGACCTCGAAAAAAACTTAGTCGAGGCAGAAGAACTCATCGAACTTGCCATCCATCGCGGTGCAGAGTTAGTAACTTTACCGGAAAACTTCTCATTTTTGGGCAAAGAATCAGACAAAATCGCTCAAGCCGCAGCGATCGCTGAAAAAAGCGAAAAATTCCTAAAAACGATGGCACAACGCTACCAAGTCACAATTGTTGGTGGTGGCTTTCCCGTACCTGTAGACAGTACCAGAGTTGCCAATACGGCTGTTTTAATCGATCCTAGCGGAACCGAACTTGCTCGTTACCAAAAAGTCCATCTCTTTGACGTCAACTTACCCGACGGTAACACCTACAGAGAATCACAAACAGTAGTAGCAGGGACGCAATTACCACCAGTCTGCTTCACAGAACAACTAGGTAATTTAGGCTTATCTGTTTGCTACGACGTTCGTTTCCCAGAACTTTACCGCCACCTTTCCAGTAAAGGTGCTGACGTTTTGTTCGTTCCGGCGGCATTTACCGCTTATACAGGAAAAGATCACTGGCAAGTGTTACTTCAAGCCAGAGCAATTGAAAACACTTGCTATGTAATTGCTCCAGCCCAAACCGGGCGACATTACGAACTGCGCCAATCCCACGGTCATGCGGCGATCGTCGATCCTTGGGGAGTAATTTTAGCCGATGGGGGAGAAAAGCCCGGAGTAGCGATCGCCGAAATTAATCCTCAACGACTCAAACAAGTTCGCCAGCAAATGCCCTCTTTACAACACCGAGTTTTTGTCTAA
- the yidD gene encoding membrane protein insertion efficiency factor YidD, producing MKSILIWLIKGYRIFISPLFPPVCRFQPTCSQYALTAVQRFGFWRGSWLAVRRVLRCHPLHPGGYDPVPDSVEKKRN from the coding sequence ATGAAAAGTATCTTAATCTGGTTAATTAAAGGTTACAGAATATTTATTTCGCCTTTGTTTCCGCCAGTGTGTCGTTTCCAACCTACTTGTTCCCAGTATGCGTTGACGGCGGTGCAAAGGTTTGGTTTTTGGCGCGGTAGCTGGTTGGCTGTGCGCCGAGTTTTACGCTGTCATCCGTTGCATCCCGGAGGCTACGATCCCGTTCCTGATTCGGTTGAAAAGAAGAGAAACTAA
- a CDS encoding SGNH/GDSL hydrolase family protein — protein MYLAFIGDSFVNGTGDKACLGWTGRICADACQQGYNITYLNVRRRPSLLVTG, from the coding sequence ATGTATTTAGCTTTTATTGGTGATTCTTTTGTCAATGGCACTGGCGACAAGGCTTGTCTCGGTTGGACGGGTAGGATTTGCGCTGATGCTTGTCAGCAAGGCTACAATATTACTTATCTTAACGTCCGGAGAAGACCCTCACTATTAGTGACGGGATGA
- a CDS encoding site-2 protease family protein: MFNGSDTIATFSIVLVALGILIWGYNRARSYGKLGILAWLQSVVLMAPWLLFFGLFSAGIYLNLVGILFLLVASAGGYIYLGRRLRQEGQDAILRERASQRLKELEAENNAEGEVRESSEPTDNTENAYHNVGAAIAPEVLPIPDDDLKTIKGIFGIDTFFATETISYQEGAIFRGNLRNDPDRVHSRLSASLKERLGEKYRLFLVESPEGKPVVIILPSTDDPQPATIAQKVLAVVLFVATIATSLEAAGILLGFDFFTDISRFQEVLPLSLGLWTILAAHEIAHQVIAKKYDLRFSFPFFIPSWQIGAFGGINRFESLIPSRTALFDVAFAGPAIGGIISLLMLIAGLILSHPGSLFKLPTEFFQGSVLVGSLAKVVLGSALQEPIVDIHPLTIIGWLGLVITALNLLPAGQLDGGRIVLAIYGRKTARRTTIATLVLIGIVAIFNPSNPIPLYWGILILFLQRNLERPSLNELSEPDDARAALGLLALFLTLATLIPLTPSVAGSLGIGGG, from the coding sequence ATGTTTAACGGATCGGATACTATTGCAACATTTTCCATTGTTCTCGTCGCTTTAGGTATTCTCATTTGGGGCTACAATCGAGCCAGGTCTTATGGCAAACTAGGGATCTTGGCTTGGTTACAATCGGTAGTTCTCATGGCTCCCTGGCTGTTATTTTTCGGCTTGTTTTCTGCGGGAATTTACCTCAATTTAGTCGGTATTCTCTTTTTGCTAGTCGCTTCGGCTGGAGGTTACATTTATTTAGGAAGGCGATTGCGTCAAGAAGGTCAAGATGCGATCTTACGCGAACGTGCTTCCCAAAGATTAAAGGAACTTGAAGCTGAGAATAATGCTGAGGGTGAGGTACGCGAGTCTTCAGAACCAACAGACAATACAGAAAACGCATACCATAACGTCGGTGCAGCGATCGCCCCAGAAGTGCTTCCTATTCCTGACGATGACCTCAAAACTATTAAAGGTATTTTTGGTATTGACACCTTTTTTGCTACCGAAACTATTTCTTATCAAGAAGGAGCCATTTTTCGCGGTAATTTACGCAACGACCCCGATCGAGTTCATTCGCGTCTTTCAGCTAGTTTAAAAGAACGTTTGGGTGAAAAATATCGACTCTTTTTAGTCGAAAGTCCGGAAGGAAAACCTGTGGTTATTATTCTCCCTAGTACGGATGACCCTCAGCCTGCTACTATTGCTCAAAAAGTCTTGGCTGTGGTGCTTTTTGTCGCCACGATTGCTACCAGTTTAGAAGCAGCAGGAATCCTCCTTGGTTTTGATTTCTTTACCGATATTTCTCGTTTCCAAGAGGTGCTACCTCTGAGTTTAGGACTGTGGACAATTCTAGCCGCTCACGAAATTGCTCATCAAGTAATAGCCAAAAAATACGATCTTCGCTTTAGTTTTCCTTTCTTTATTCCTAGTTGGCAAATTGGTGCTTTTGGGGGAATTAATCGTTTTGAATCTTTAATTCCTAGCCGCACTGCACTTTTTGATGTGGCTTTTGCAGGTCCGGCTATTGGGGGAATTATCTCGCTTTTAATGTTAATTGCTGGATTAATTCTTTCTCATCCTGGTAGTTTATTCAAGTTACCTACTGAGTTTTTCCAAGGTTCGGTTTTGGTAGGAAGTTTAGCAAAAGTCGTCTTAGGTTCTGCTTTACAAGAACCAATTGTTGATATCCATCCTTTGACTATTATTGGTTGGCTAGGTTTAGTGATTACGGCTTTGAATTTACTTCCCGCAGGACAGTTAGATGGAGGTAGAATTGTTTTAGCTATTTATGGACGCAAAACAGCCCGACGCACGACAATTGCTACTTTAGTTTTGATTGGAATTGTGGCAATTTTTAATCCGAGTAATCCCATTCCTTTGTATTGGGGAATTTTGATTCTTTTCTTGCAACGAAATTTAGAGCGTCCTAGTTTAAATGAGTTAAGCGAACCTGATGATGCAAGAGCAGCTTTGGGTTTATTGGCGCTATTTTTAACTCTAGCAACTTTGATCCCTTTGACTCCTAGTGTCGCAGGAAGTCTTGGTATTGGTGGTGGTTAA